One Lycium barbarum isolate Lr01 chromosome 5, ASM1917538v2, whole genome shotgun sequence genomic window carries:
- the LOC132641349 gene encoding RNA-binding motif protein 25 isoform X4, which produces MARPMFPPRPPGAVGIIPPVMRPPIPIVRPPIIPPAARPAAIPNTTQTEKPQTTVYVGKISSTAENEFMLSLLELCGPVKSWKRAQDPTNGSLKGFGFCEFESAEGVLRALRLLNKLNIDGQDLMLNVNQATRDYLERYVEKKAESSKKPKESETEGAEKEEESASGGEKKENATTSIDPPESTTEESKKDSGNKGNKENLDAANFGLVTDEDRQSDKEALEKLKDMIEERLKNKPLPPPPPPPQTAKDGSDNSHTENLKDGELGRDAAKNEDKNDDVSENKTSTEHDKAEMSSPDHRRHDRRSRDRERDLKREKERELERYEREREQERAKREKDREYKTREDERRYKVREKEWETREREREHWRKREREREKERAQERKWDIVEQERECEDGYRKRKHRTSDEERKRRQREKEDDLADRFKEEEEIAEAKRRADEEQQKKEQEEALKILSGHLTNGREKAVPYEENNLDSQDKNIETAHDNLSPGEGVVQNGTDEESVLAATAASDMRHNSNAPAKRLEFGLLGLGKRAAVPSFFNADEDEDAQKEKKMRPLVPIDYSADDQHMVEPSISEASPAVAAEFAKRVNSKEERPDGEKDRHRRTHDRSSQRDRDKHDEETNRTRDDSRNHDHDRGREPRPDKVKTPDNQKLLDAKQLIDMIPKTKDELFSYEINWAIYDKNALHERMRPWISKKITDFLGEEEPTLVDYIVSSTQEHVKATEMLERLQSILDEEAEMFVLKMWRMLIFEIKKVETGLALRPKS; this is translated from the exons ATGGCTCGACCAATGTTTCCTCCACGCCCACCGGGTGCAGTTGGCATTATTCCTCCCGTGATGCGCCCTCCAATCCCCATAGTACGTCCTCCAATCATTCCTCCTGCTGCTAGGCCAGCGGCCATCCCAAACACTACTCAAACAGAGAAACCACAAACGACAGTTTATGTTGGCAAGATATCGTCCACTGCGGAAAATGAGTTTATGCTTTCTCTTTTGGAG CTCTGCGGGCCTGTTAAGAGTTGGAAGCGTGCTCAAGATCCGACAAATGGATCTCTGAAAGGTTTTGGGTTTTGTGAGTTTGAGTCTGCTGAAGGGGTTCTCCGTGCATTAAGATTGCTCAACAAATTAAACATTGACGGGCAGGATCTAATG TTAAATGTCAATCAAGCAACTCGTGATTACCTTGAACGGTATGTTGAAAAGAAAGCAGAAAGCTCAAAGAAGCCCAAAGAGTCTGAAACTGAAGGTgctgaaaaagaagaagaaagtgcATCAGGTggggagaagaaagaaaatgcaACGACTTCTATAGATCCTCCAGAATCTACTACAGAAGAATCAAAGAAAGATAGTGGTAATAAAGGGAACAAAGAAAATCTCGATGCTGCTAACTTTGGTCTGGTCACTGACGAAGATAGGCAATCTGACAAAGAGGCCTTGGAGAAGCTCAAGGATATGATAGAGGAAAGGCTGAAGAATAAACCATTACCACCTCCACCTCCACCTCCACAAACAGCTAAAGATGGTTCTGATAACTCACATACGGAAAACCTCAAAGATGGGGAACTAGGTAGAGATGCAGCAAAAAATG AAGACAAAAATGATGATGTCAGTGAAAATAAAACATCAACTGAGCATGACAAGGCTGAGATGAGCTCACCAGACCATCGTAGGCATGATAGGAGAAGCAGGGACCGGGAGAGGGATTTGAAGAGGGAAAAGGAAAGGGAACTCGAAAGGTATGAGAGAGAACGTGAACAAGAACGAGCTAAGAGAGAGAAGGACAGAGAGTACAAGACCCGCGAAGATGAGCGCCGGTACAAGGTCCGTGAAAAAGAGTGGGAAACTAGAGAAAGGGAGAGAGAACATTGgcggaaaagagagagagaaagggagaaAGAAAGGGCTCAGGAGCGCAAATGGGATATAGTGGAGCAAGAACGTGAATGTGAAGATGGTTATAGAAAAAGGAAACACAGGACTAGTGACGAGGAGAGGAAACGACGGCAGAGGGAGAAGGAAGATGACTTGGCCGATAggtttaaagaagaagaagagattgCTGAGGCCAAGAGAAGAGCAGACGAGGAACAGCAGAAAAAAGAGCAGGAGGAGGCATTGAAAATCCTTTCTGGTCATCTAACTAATGGACGCGAAAAGGCTGTTCCATATGAGGAAAACAATCTTGATAGCCAAGATAAGAATATCGAGACAGCTCACGATAATTTAAGTCCAG GCGAAGGAGTTGTGCAAAATGGGACTGATGAAGAATCTGTGTTGGCAGCTACTGCTGCATCAGATATGAGGCATAATAGCAATGCCCCAGCGAAAAGGTTAGAATTTGGCCTCCTAGGGTTAGGGAAAAGAGctgctgtcccttctttcttcaATGCAGACGAGGATGAGGAtgctcaaaaagaaaagaaaatgaggcCATTGGTACCAATTGACTACTCAGCTGACGATCAACATATGGTTGAACCTTCCATCTCTGAAGCATCGCCGGCTGTGGCTGCAGAATTTGCTAAACGTGTCAACTCTAAAGAAGAGAGGCCTGATGGAGAGAAGGACAGACACAGAAGAACTCATGACAGATCCAGCCAGAGAGATCGGGACAAGCATGATGAGGAGACTAACCGAACTAGGGATGACAGCAGAAACCATGATCATGACAGAGGCCGGGAACCCAGACCTGATAAGGTTAAGACGCCTGATAATCAGAAGCTTTTAGATGCAAAGCAATTGATCGACATGATTCCAAAGACCAAAGATGAGTTGTTCTCTTATGAGATAAATTGGGCGATTTATGACAAG AATGCACTGCATGAAAGGATGAGACCGTGGATCAGTAAGAAGATAACCGATTTTCTTGGTGAGGAGGAACCGACGCTGGTAGACTACATCGTGTCCAGCACTCAAGAACATGTCAAGGCAACTGAGATGCTTGAAAGGCTCCAAAGTATATTAGATGAAGAAGCAGAAATGTTTGTTCTGAAGATGTGGAGGATGCTTATATTTGAAATTAAGAAAGTTGAGACAGGTTTGGCTTTGAGGCCCAAATCCTGA